One part of the Anopheles coustani chromosome 2, idAnoCousDA_361_x.2, whole genome shotgun sequence genome encodes these proteins:
- the LOC131262935 gene encoding serine/threonine-protein kinase PRP4 homolog isoform X1, which yields MTSREVISIASDESDSAEEEQSPQNNKSEQKQSSSSRKHKKHKRHKKSSKSDKAEKTYKAKKHKKHKRKHRGEDEENEASSGSEADHAKNNGAKVEVRKVEQPARSKRSAESDVGDDTARPKNNGSSKVAEKRKGHISTDPDKLVQMLTQNLEKRKEDVVSVESESEGTAVEDAPSPDVAVIEDDELNLEDLMRQKAMLQACLGEYATDDEDDGKQSKAKGGERPVKKKRVEPNEAVITIDGDSTPDDVDRLLKKAAVNRTTAARSGQDDSQPPSHRSSNAEVDKRSSKEFQSQQQLADGRSRQSDRDRERDRENRTREERRNREDDNYKRRMAEERFEREKARERERDRDRDRARARQRERDRSMDRSFRDRRGYSPRDRSRERRSMERDPRGRGGGGRLGSRDRFRGRSRDRNVRGGPGRMDRDFRDRDWDRGRDRDRDRGYGRGMQRNGRDGRGGGGRGRKVEDDRFKDSLSEGLKQQKESSSDSEIADIDIDDEEDEEKIIEKRRKEREALLKKLGAANEDSNSMTEVQPPELRQLSSSTGPSSRNDSSTNNSREATAHHQQQDDRDGTDQSLTPPIPSERRDLMDQVERKQKDPADPPKGDLDRQSKEPKSTAKENVKRPEWDMFAEQDIDSNFDSPNQVVANKQAHENPALTDNWDDAEGYYRVRIGEVLDNRYVVANYTGQGVFSTVVKARDQARGSAFVAVKIIRNNEIMHKTGLRELEILKKLNDADPTDRYHCLRLYRHFFHKQHLCMVLEPLSMNLREVLKKYGKNVGLHIKAVRSYTQQLLLALKLLKKTGILHADIKPDNILVNENNLVLKLCDFGSASSITDNEITPYLVSRFYRAPEIILGLSYDYGIDMWSAGCSIYELYTGKILFSGQSNNQMLKCFMDLKGKIPNKLIRKGQFKDQHFDQNCNFLSHEIDKITEREKIVVVSVIKSTRDLQQELIAGQNLPDEQIRKVSQLKDLLDKVFALDPAKRISLNHALAHPFIQDKI from the exons ATGACATCACGTGAAGTAAT CAGTATCGCTTCGGACGAAAGTGATTCGGCCGAGGAGGAGCAAAGCCCTCAGAACAACAAATCGGAGCAGAAGCAAAGCAGCAGTTCCCGCAAACATAAAAAGCATAAGCGTCACAAGAAATCATCAAAATCCGATAAGGCGGAGAAGACCTACAAGGCCAAGAAGCATAAAAAGCACAAACGGAAGCACCGTGGCGAGGACGAAGAGAACGAGGCAAGCAGCGGGTCGGAAGCTGACCACGCCAAGAACAATGGCGCAAAGGTAGAAGTGCGTAAAGTGGAACAACCTGCACGATCCAAGCGATCCGCCGAAAGCGACGTTGGCGATGACACGGCGCGTCCGAAAAACAATGGCAGCAGCAAGGTggcggaaaaacggaaagggCACATATCGACGGACCCGGACAAACTGGTACAAATGCTAACGCAAAACCTGGAGAAGCGCAAGGAGGACGTCGTGTCggtggaaagtgaaagtgaGGGAACGGCGGTGGAGGATGCACCCAGCCCGGATGTGGCGGTCATCGAAGACGATGAACTCAATCTGGAGGATCTGATGCGCCAGAAGGCAATGCTACAGGCTTGCCTTGGTGAGTATGCGACGGACGACGAAGATGACGGAAAGCAGTCGAAGGCTAAAGGAGGAGAACGTCCGGTTAAGAAGAAGCGTGTGGAGCCGAATGAAGCGGTCATAACAATCGATGGAGATTCGACGCCGGATGATGTGGATCGGCTGCTCAAGAAGGCAGCTGTGAACCGCACGACTGCGGCGCGCAGTGGCCAGGATGATTCACAACCTCCCTCCCACCGGAGCTCTAACGCAGAGGTCGACAAAAGGTCATCGAAAGAATTCCAGTCACAGCAGCAGCTAGCAGATGGACGCTCAAGGCAATCGGATCGAGACCGCGAACGGGACCGGGAAAACAGAACCCGTGAGGAGCGCCGTAATCGGGAGGACGATAACTACAAGCGCCGCATGGCCGAGGAACGCTTCGAGCGGGAGAAAGCTCGCGAGCGCGAACGCGATCGGGATAGGGACCGGGCGAGGGCCCGCCAGCGAGAGCGCGATCGTTCCATGGATCGGTCGTTCCGCGATCGACGTGGCTATTCGCCGCGTGATCGTAGCCGCGAGAGACGTTCGATGGAAAGGGATCCCCGTGGTCGGGGAGGAGGGGGTCGGTTGGGATCACGTGATCGTTTCCGTGGCAGAAGCAGGGATCGTAACGTGCGCGGTGGTCCGGGTAGGATGGATCGAGACTTCCGCGATCGCGATTGGGATCGTGGTCGCGACAGGGATCGAGATCGAGGTTATGGGCGTGGTATGCAGCGGAACGGGCGCGACGGTCGGGGTGGCGGCGGCAGGGGTCGGAAGGTGGAAGACGATCGTTTTAAGGATTCTCTTAGTGAAGGACTCAAGCAGCAGAAGGAGTCTAGTAGCGACAGTGAAATTGCCGACATCGACATTGACGATGAGGAGGACGAGGAGAAGATCATTGAAAAGAGACGCAAGGAGCGCGAAGCGCTACTGAAG AAACTGGGTGCAGCGAACGAGGACAGCAACAGCATGACGGAAGTGCAACCGCCCGAACTGCGCCAGCTGAGCAGCAGTACCGGCCCGTCGTCCCGGAACGATTCATCCACCAACAACAGCCGGGAAGCGACGgcccaccaccagcagcaggatGACCGCGATGGGACCGACCAGTCGCTCACGCCCCCGATACCGAGCGAACGGCGGGATCTGATGGATCAGGTAGAACGTAAGCAGAAAGACCCGGCCGACCCACCGAAAGGGGACCTGGACAGGCAGAGTAAGGAACCGAAAAGTACtgcgaaagaaaatgttaaacgCCCCGAATGGGACATGTTTGCCGAACAGGACATCGACTCCAACTTCGACTCGCCGAACCAGGTGGTGGCGAACAAGCAGGCGCACGAGAACCCGGCCTTGACGGACAACTGGGACGACGCGGAAGGCTACTATCGTGTCCGGATCGGTGAGGTGCTGGACAACCGGTACGTGGTCGCCAACTACACCGGCCAGGGGGTGTTCAGTACGGTCGTGAAGGCTCGGGATCAAGCCCGTGGCAGTGCCTTCGTTGCTGTTAAGATCATTCGCAACAACGAGATCat GCATAAGACGGGCCTCCGGGAGCTGGAGATACTGAAGAAACTCAACGACGCGGATCCAACCGATCGGTACCATTGCCTTCGCTTGTACCGACACTTTTTCCACAAGCAG CATCTGTGCATGGTCCTGGAGCCACTCTCGATGAACCTGCGGGAGGTGCTGAAGAAGTACGGCAAAAACGTCGGTCTGCACATCAAAGCCGTACGCAGCTACAcccagcagctgctgctggcctTGAAGCTGCTGAAAAAGACCGGTATCCTGCACGCGGACATCAAACCGGACAACATTCTGGTCAACGAGAACAACTTGGTGCTGAAGCTGTGCGATTTCGGATCGGCATCGTCGATCACCGACAACGAGATCACGCCGTACCTGGTGTCGCGCTTCTACCGTGCGCCGGAAATCATCCTCGGCCTGTCGTACGACTACGGTATCGATATGTGGTCGGCCGGATGCTCCATCTACGAGCTGTATACGGGCAAGATTTTGTTCAGTGGTCAGTCCAATAATCAAATGCTTAAGTGTTTCATGGACCTGAAGGGCAAGATACCGAACAAGCTGATTCGCAAGGGTCAGTTCAAGGATCAACACTTTGACCAGAACTGCAACTTCCTATCGCACGAGATAGACAAAATCACCGAGCGG GAAAAAATTGTGGTCGTATCAGTCATAAAGTCGACGCGGGACTTACAGCAGGAGCTCATTGCCGGACAGAACCTTCCCGACGAGCAGATACGCAAAGTATCGCAACTGAAGGACCTCCTGGACAAGGTGTTCGCCCTCGATCCCGCCAAGCGAATCTCGCTGAACCACGCGCTGGCACATCCGTTCATACAGGATAAAATCTAA
- the LOC131262935 gene encoding serine/threonine-protein kinase PRP4 homolog isoform X2, translated as MTSREVIIASDESDSAEEEQSPQNNKSEQKQSSSSRKHKKHKRHKKSSKSDKAEKTYKAKKHKKHKRKHRGEDEENEASSGSEADHAKNNGAKVEVRKVEQPARSKRSAESDVGDDTARPKNNGSSKVAEKRKGHISTDPDKLVQMLTQNLEKRKEDVVSVESESEGTAVEDAPSPDVAVIEDDELNLEDLMRQKAMLQACLGEYATDDEDDGKQSKAKGGERPVKKKRVEPNEAVITIDGDSTPDDVDRLLKKAAVNRTTAARSGQDDSQPPSHRSSNAEVDKRSSKEFQSQQQLADGRSRQSDRDRERDRENRTREERRNREDDNYKRRMAEERFEREKARERERDRDRDRARARQRERDRSMDRSFRDRRGYSPRDRSRERRSMERDPRGRGGGGRLGSRDRFRGRSRDRNVRGGPGRMDRDFRDRDWDRGRDRDRDRGYGRGMQRNGRDGRGGGGRGRKVEDDRFKDSLSEGLKQQKESSSDSEIADIDIDDEEDEEKIIEKRRKEREALLKKLGAANEDSNSMTEVQPPELRQLSSSTGPSSRNDSSTNNSREATAHHQQQDDRDGTDQSLTPPIPSERRDLMDQVERKQKDPADPPKGDLDRQSKEPKSTAKENVKRPEWDMFAEQDIDSNFDSPNQVVANKQAHENPALTDNWDDAEGYYRVRIGEVLDNRYVVANYTGQGVFSTVVKARDQARGSAFVAVKIIRNNEIMHKTGLRELEILKKLNDADPTDRYHCLRLYRHFFHKQHLCMVLEPLSMNLREVLKKYGKNVGLHIKAVRSYTQQLLLALKLLKKTGILHADIKPDNILVNENNLVLKLCDFGSASSITDNEITPYLVSRFYRAPEIILGLSYDYGIDMWSAGCSIYELYTGKILFSGQSNNQMLKCFMDLKGKIPNKLIRKGQFKDQHFDQNCNFLSHEIDKITEREKIVVVSVIKSTRDLQQELIAGQNLPDEQIRKVSQLKDLLDKVFALDPAKRISLNHALAHPFIQDKI; from the exons ATGACATCACGTGAAGTAAT TATCGCTTCGGACGAAAGTGATTCGGCCGAGGAGGAGCAAAGCCCTCAGAACAACAAATCGGAGCAGAAGCAAAGCAGCAGTTCCCGCAAACATAAAAAGCATAAGCGTCACAAGAAATCATCAAAATCCGATAAGGCGGAGAAGACCTACAAGGCCAAGAAGCATAAAAAGCACAAACGGAAGCACCGTGGCGAGGACGAAGAGAACGAGGCAAGCAGCGGGTCGGAAGCTGACCACGCCAAGAACAATGGCGCAAAGGTAGAAGTGCGTAAAGTGGAACAACCTGCACGATCCAAGCGATCCGCCGAAAGCGACGTTGGCGATGACACGGCGCGTCCGAAAAACAATGGCAGCAGCAAGGTggcggaaaaacggaaagggCACATATCGACGGACCCGGACAAACTGGTACAAATGCTAACGCAAAACCTGGAGAAGCGCAAGGAGGACGTCGTGTCggtggaaagtgaaagtgaGGGAACGGCGGTGGAGGATGCACCCAGCCCGGATGTGGCGGTCATCGAAGACGATGAACTCAATCTGGAGGATCTGATGCGCCAGAAGGCAATGCTACAGGCTTGCCTTGGTGAGTATGCGACGGACGACGAAGATGACGGAAAGCAGTCGAAGGCTAAAGGAGGAGAACGTCCGGTTAAGAAGAAGCGTGTGGAGCCGAATGAAGCGGTCATAACAATCGATGGAGATTCGACGCCGGATGATGTGGATCGGCTGCTCAAGAAGGCAGCTGTGAACCGCACGACTGCGGCGCGCAGTGGCCAGGATGATTCACAACCTCCCTCCCACCGGAGCTCTAACGCAGAGGTCGACAAAAGGTCATCGAAAGAATTCCAGTCACAGCAGCAGCTAGCAGATGGACGCTCAAGGCAATCGGATCGAGACCGCGAACGGGACCGGGAAAACAGAACCCGTGAGGAGCGCCGTAATCGGGAGGACGATAACTACAAGCGCCGCATGGCCGAGGAACGCTTCGAGCGGGAGAAAGCTCGCGAGCGCGAACGCGATCGGGATAGGGACCGGGCGAGGGCCCGCCAGCGAGAGCGCGATCGTTCCATGGATCGGTCGTTCCGCGATCGACGTGGCTATTCGCCGCGTGATCGTAGCCGCGAGAGACGTTCGATGGAAAGGGATCCCCGTGGTCGGGGAGGAGGGGGTCGGTTGGGATCACGTGATCGTTTCCGTGGCAGAAGCAGGGATCGTAACGTGCGCGGTGGTCCGGGTAGGATGGATCGAGACTTCCGCGATCGCGATTGGGATCGTGGTCGCGACAGGGATCGAGATCGAGGTTATGGGCGTGGTATGCAGCGGAACGGGCGCGACGGTCGGGGTGGCGGCGGCAGGGGTCGGAAGGTGGAAGACGATCGTTTTAAGGATTCTCTTAGTGAAGGACTCAAGCAGCAGAAGGAGTCTAGTAGCGACAGTGAAATTGCCGACATCGACATTGACGATGAGGAGGACGAGGAGAAGATCATTGAAAAGAGACGCAAGGAGCGCGAAGCGCTACTGAAG AAACTGGGTGCAGCGAACGAGGACAGCAACAGCATGACGGAAGTGCAACCGCCCGAACTGCGCCAGCTGAGCAGCAGTACCGGCCCGTCGTCCCGGAACGATTCATCCACCAACAACAGCCGGGAAGCGACGgcccaccaccagcagcaggatGACCGCGATGGGACCGACCAGTCGCTCACGCCCCCGATACCGAGCGAACGGCGGGATCTGATGGATCAGGTAGAACGTAAGCAGAAAGACCCGGCCGACCCACCGAAAGGGGACCTGGACAGGCAGAGTAAGGAACCGAAAAGTACtgcgaaagaaaatgttaaacgCCCCGAATGGGACATGTTTGCCGAACAGGACATCGACTCCAACTTCGACTCGCCGAACCAGGTGGTGGCGAACAAGCAGGCGCACGAGAACCCGGCCTTGACGGACAACTGGGACGACGCGGAAGGCTACTATCGTGTCCGGATCGGTGAGGTGCTGGACAACCGGTACGTGGTCGCCAACTACACCGGCCAGGGGGTGTTCAGTACGGTCGTGAAGGCTCGGGATCAAGCCCGTGGCAGTGCCTTCGTTGCTGTTAAGATCATTCGCAACAACGAGATCat GCATAAGACGGGCCTCCGGGAGCTGGAGATACTGAAGAAACTCAACGACGCGGATCCAACCGATCGGTACCATTGCCTTCGCTTGTACCGACACTTTTTCCACAAGCAG CATCTGTGCATGGTCCTGGAGCCACTCTCGATGAACCTGCGGGAGGTGCTGAAGAAGTACGGCAAAAACGTCGGTCTGCACATCAAAGCCGTACGCAGCTACAcccagcagctgctgctggcctTGAAGCTGCTGAAAAAGACCGGTATCCTGCACGCGGACATCAAACCGGACAACATTCTGGTCAACGAGAACAACTTGGTGCTGAAGCTGTGCGATTTCGGATCGGCATCGTCGATCACCGACAACGAGATCACGCCGTACCTGGTGTCGCGCTTCTACCGTGCGCCGGAAATCATCCTCGGCCTGTCGTACGACTACGGTATCGATATGTGGTCGGCCGGATGCTCCATCTACGAGCTGTATACGGGCAAGATTTTGTTCAGTGGTCAGTCCAATAATCAAATGCTTAAGTGTTTCATGGACCTGAAGGGCAAGATACCGAACAAGCTGATTCGCAAGGGTCAGTTCAAGGATCAACACTTTGACCAGAACTGCAACTTCCTATCGCACGAGATAGACAAAATCACCGAGCGG GAAAAAATTGTGGTCGTATCAGTCATAAAGTCGACGCGGGACTTACAGCAGGAGCTCATTGCCGGACAGAACCTTCCCGACGAGCAGATACGCAAAGTATCGCAACTGAAGGACCTCCTGGACAAGGTGTTCGCCCTCGATCCCGCCAAGCGAATCTCGCTGAACCACGCGCTGGCACATCCGTTCATACAGGATAAAATCTAA
- the LOC131265214 gene encoding basic helix-loop-helix neural transcription factor TAP, translated as MSSYCGFDDRSFEDFDEYTSEDSGFEKSYESCPGELPFSGYTNVGPRKLVFEHLTPGVQQIPGVHPTGVIPALEQAPPMPAEGQPKKRGRQSLKDKAATVAPTPGNDSVASFCPSLGVKTSTPVKPTPQENKDGVEPKPKRKYAMGKSRITRNRSPMQVMRIKRVRRLKANDRERNRMHTLNEALERLRLTLPTFPEDTKLTKIETLRFAYNYIFSLVHLLELDGSIELDLEKLQSLTLSGERINKDLFDAMFINPSTAHHHWGLGGPQPFTAGDFYSSMQQYGSTMGGPVAAEGNSFVPTATAQPVGQFSKQNYHLFRGAFDVAYGGRSPAAQQTYPPAYPAQAAPQQRPHPHPAGHTPVTHACHLPQQPLHSNVRPMPSTVAPTVPHSYNRDGYYPQMPTTTCGLPNETANYGHPGMGASDLPAQRHSPSGSAQAMHFNSSFYNQTPPWRDSNGGDGAYSALDSGIFDEFGGATVV; from the coding sequence ATGTCCTCTTACTGTGGATTCGATGATCGTTCGTTTGAGGACTTCGACGAATACACGTCGGAGGACAGTGGGTTCGAGAAGAGTTATGAATCGTGTCCTGGGGAGCTACCGTTCTCCGGCTACACCAATGTCGGTCCTCGGAAGTTGGTATTTGAACATCTGACGCCGGGAGTACAACAGATTCCGGGTGTGCATCCTACCGGAGTGATACCAGCGTTGGAACAAGCTCCACCGATGCCAGCAGAAGGTCAGCCAAAGAAACGAGGACGCCAGTCGCTTAAGGATAAGGCGGCGACGGTGGCGCCTACACCTGGCAACGACTCGGTAGCATCATTCTGTCCAAGTCTCGGTGTGAAGACGTCCACCCCGGTCAAACCCACGCCGCAAGAGAACAAGGACGGTGTCGAGCCGAAACCGAAGCGTAAGTACGCCATGGGCAAGAGCCGGATCACGCGCAACCGAAGTCCTATGCAGGTGATGCGCATCAAGCGCGTGCGCCGTCTGAAGGCGAACGATCGCGAACGGAATCGGATGCATACGCTCAACGAGGCGCTAGAGAGGTTACGCCTGACACTGCCCACGTTCCCCGAGGATACTAAGCTGACGAAGATCGAGACGCTGCGGTTTGCGTACAACTACATCTTCTCGCTGGTGCACCTCCTCGAGCTGGACGGTTCGATCGAGCTCGACCTAGAGAAGCTCCAGAGTCTTACGCTGAGCGGCGAGCGCATCAACAAGGACCTGTTCGATGCGATGTTCATCAATCCGTCGACGGCGCACCACCATTGGGGCTTGGGAGGACCGCAGCCGTTTACGGCGGGCGATTTCTACAGCAGCATGCAGCAGTACGGCTCGACGATGGGCGGTCCCGTGGCTGCTGAAGGCAACTCCTTCGTGCCGACGGCAACAGCTCAACCGGTTGGAcagttttccaagcaaaattatcaCCTGTTCCGTGGTGCCTTCGATGTGGCCTACGGTGGACGGTCTCCCGCAGCACAACAAACATATCCCCCAGCATATCCTGCACAGGCAGCACCTCAACAACGACCTCACCCACACCCAGCTGGACACACTCCAGTGACACATGCGTGCCATCTCCCGCAACAACCTCTACACAGCAACGTTCGACCGATGCCTTCCACCGTAGCTCCAACGGTGCCGCATTCGTACAACCGTGATGGCTACTACCCTCAGATGCCGACAACAACCTGTGGACTTCCGAACGAGACGGCCAACTACGGACATCCAGGAATGGGCGCTTCCGACCTACCCGCCCAGCGACATTCTCCCTCGGGAAGCGCACAGGCGATGCACTTCAACAGCAGCTTCTACAACCAGACTCCACCGTGGCGCGACAGCAATGGCGGCGATGGCGCATACTCCGCACTCGACTCGGGAATATTCGACGAGTTTGGCGGTGCGACTGTTGTCTAG
- the LOC131262992 gene encoding pyridoxal kinase, with protein sequence MSSNIQHRVLSIQSHVVHGHVGNKSAVFPMQVLGFEVDPINSVQFSNHTGYKQGFKGQVLNEKELAEVYSGLVDNDLHKLYTHLLTGYVGNPTFLREIANILKSLRAVNEKLVYVCDPVMGDDGIMYVPKELLPIYRDEIVPLADIITPNQYEVELLTGKQIKSETDIWEAVQWFHEKGVETVAISSSELGSKETLLAFVSKRVASGTERFRLAIPKQGNNIIRFTGTGDLFASLFLAHSTLTNYDMGATLERVIASLQAVITKTLHYIPDEVLQGKVAVTSQQRELKLVQSKDEIEHPKITLRCEHV encoded by the exons ATGTCTTCCAACATCCAGCATCGTGTACTCTCGATCCAAAGTCATGTCGTGCATGGACATGTTGGTAACAAGAGCGCGGTATTTCCGATGCAG GTGCTTGGTTTTGAAGTGGATCCAATAAATTCGGTGCAGTTCTCCAATCACACCGGTTATAAGCAGGGCTTCAAGGGACAAGTGCTGAACGAGAAGGAACTGGCGGAAGTTTACTCCGGACTGGTGGATAATGACTTGCACAAACTCTACACCCATCTCCTCACCGGGTATGTCGGAAACCCGACGTTCCTTCGCGAAATCGCAAACATTCTCAAGTCGCTGCGTGCGGTCAACGAGAAGCTCGTCTATG TGTGCGACCCGGTGATGGGAGACGACGGAATCATGTACGTTCCGAAGGAATTGCTGCCAATTTACCGAGACGAAATTGTTCCACTCGCCGACATTATCACTCCGAACCAGTACGAGGTTGAACTGCTCACTGGCAAGCAAATTAAATCGGAGACAGACATTTGGGAGGCGGTTCAATGGTTCCACGAGAAAGGTGTTGAAACGGTGGCAATATCGTCGTCCGAGTTGGGATCGAAGGAAACACTGCTTGCGTTCGTCAGCAAACGTGTAGCTTCCGGTACTGAACGGTTTCGGCTTGCCATTCCGAAACAGGGCAACAATATTATTCGCTTCACCGGCACAGGTGATTTGTTCGCCTCGCTCTTTTTGGCTCACTCGACACTGACCAATTATGACATGGGCGCCACGCTGGAACGAGTCATTGCGTCCCTGCAGGCGGTCATCACGAAAACGCTACACTACATTCCGGATGAGGTGCTCCAAGGCAAGGTGGCAGTAACTTCTCAGCAAAGGGAATTGAAGTTGGTGCAAAGCAAGGACGAAATCGAGCATCCAAAGATAACGCTGCGTTGTGAGCATGTGTAA